From the genome of Sphingobium sp. JS3065, one region includes:
- a CDS encoding IS630 family transposase, whose translation MVGRQADVLALSAAERTFLESQVRRHKAPRSLSDRCRMVLLCADGLQSKEVAERLGVHEHTVGKWRRRFAQAGVEGLTDEYRAGRPRTVSDAQVAQVIERTLNTTPKDATHWSIRSMAAEAGLSHTTIRRIWVAFGLQPHRSETFKLSSDPLFVDKVQDIVGLYLSPPNRAVVLCVDEKSQIQALDREQPVLPMAPGIPERRTHTYVRNGTTSLFAALDIATGAVIGKCYKRHRATEFLDFLKQIDAAMPKGPEVHLVMDNYATHKTPRIKAWLARRPHWHVHFTPTSASWINQVERWFAELTRKQLQRAVHRSTAELEADIAAFIAAHNEKPKPYKWVKSADDILASVRRFCQKTMSRTSDSGD comes from the coding sequence ATGGTTGGTCGTCAGGCGGACGTGTTGGCATTGAGTGCCGCTGAACGCACGTTTCTGGAATCGCAGGTGCGGCGTCACAAGGCACCTCGCTCGTTATCGGACCGCTGCCGGATGGTCCTGCTTTGCGCGGACGGGCTGCAGAGCAAGGAGGTTGCCGAGCGGCTTGGGGTTCACGAGCACACGGTCGGCAAGTGGCGTCGTCGTTTTGCGCAAGCCGGCGTTGAAGGGCTGACCGACGAGTATCGGGCGGGTCGGCCGCGCACGGTGAGCGATGCGCAAGTCGCGCAAGTAATCGAGCGCACGCTGAACACCACGCCCAAGGATGCTACGCATTGGTCGATCCGTTCGATGGCGGCGGAGGCTGGTCTGTCGCACACGACGATCCGCCGTATCTGGGTCGCATTCGGCCTGCAGCCGCACCGCTCGGAGACGTTCAAACTGTCGAGTGATCCACTGTTCGTCGACAAGGTGCAGGACATCGTCGGGCTGTACCTGTCACCTCCGAACCGTGCGGTGGTGCTATGCGTGGACGAGAAATCGCAAATCCAGGCACTCGATCGCGAACAGCCGGTATTGCCGATGGCGCCCGGCATACCCGAGCGACGCACCCATACCTACGTCCGCAACGGCACGACATCGCTGTTCGCCGCGCTCGACATTGCCACGGGCGCCGTGATCGGAAAATGCTACAAGCGGCATCGCGCGACAGAGTTCCTCGATTTTCTCAAGCAGATCGATGCGGCAATGCCCAAAGGCCCCGAGGTCCACCTTGTGATGGACAACTACGCCACCCACAAGACGCCCCGGATCAAGGCCTGGCTCGCCCGTCGTCCGCACTGGCACGTGCACTTCACGCCGACGTCAGCATCGTGGATCAATCAGGTCGAACGCTGGTTCGCCGAGTTGACGCGCAAGCAATTGCAGCGAGCCGTCCACCGCTCAACGGCCGAACTCGAAGCCGATATCGCCGCCTTCATCGCCGCTCACAACGAAAAACCCAAGCCCTACAAATGGGTCAAATCCGCCGACGATATCCTCGCCTCGGTCAGACGCTTCTGCCAAAAAACAATGAGCCGAACTTCGGATTCAGGTGACTAG
- a CDS encoding excalibur calcium-binding domain-containing protein encodes MLDRIEVSKMVRRLTASGLALVLAASFSVHGHPGGLNAEGCHNDRRTGGYHCHRHVPSQPPRQALSSAGGGAFRNCAAARAAGAAPVRAGDPGYGRHLDRDGDGIGCE; translated from the coding sequence ATGCTTGATCGGATCGAGGTGAGCAAAATGGTGCGAAGGTTGACCGCCTCAGGCCTAGCCTTGGTGTTGGCAGCCTCATTTTCAGTTCACGGCCATCCAGGCGGACTGAACGCTGAGGGTTGCCACAACGATAGGCGTACGGGCGGCTATCATTGCCATCGGCACGTCCCGTCACAACCACCGCGCCAAGCTTTATCAAGCGCGGGAGGCGGCGCATTCCGCAACTGTGCCGCTGCCCGGGCCGCTGGAGCTGCGCCGGTTCGCGCGGGCGATCCGGGATATGGGCGTCACCTGGATCGAGATGGCGACGGGATCGGCTGCGAATAA
- a CDS encoding M48 family metallopeptidase, producing MKRILSAVALLAGLCAVSPAQAAEKFALPPYTPAYEPTTVDERGQWMQADEIERQLRDSPLRIREGKLEAYLLDVLCREVGSDRCKGIRIYAMEVPDFNASMMANGAMQVQSGLLLRSRSEAELAAVLGHEFAHFELRHGLNGFKNRRGTGDAMAWITVLGGISNTPIGDTNLTLLGSMYQFNRAQETEADLLGLKYLAQSGYPSAAAAEVWRSLMAEADATSAGRNQKAKVKYSAGFFDTHPASLQRATYLAAEAAKLPPGGDARAKEFNEAVKPYLPRFLAAQTKLNDFGGSQYILDNLAQRTGWTGDLLFARAELYRARANPRDLQLASQFYRQAKEAGYAEPELDRNLGLSLMRNGQTDEARAALSAYLTARPEASDAKAIQALMAN from the coding sequence ATGAAGCGGATCCTTTCAGCGGTCGCATTATTGGCCGGTCTTTGCGCGGTATCGCCGGCCCAAGCAGCAGAAAAGTTTGCACTTCCGCCTTATACACCGGCTTATGAACCGACCACGGTCGACGAGCGTGGCCAGTGGATGCAGGCAGATGAGATCGAAAGGCAGCTGCGGGACAGCCCGCTCCGGATTCGAGAAGGCAAGCTGGAGGCTTATCTGCTGGATGTCCTCTGCCGTGAAGTCGGCTCGGATCGATGCAAGGGCATTCGCATATACGCGATGGAAGTTCCTGATTTTAACGCTTCGATGATGGCTAACGGCGCCATGCAGGTGCAATCCGGCCTACTGCTAAGATCACGGAGCGAAGCAGAGCTGGCTGCCGTTCTTGGTCATGAATTTGCTCATTTCGAACTGCGCCATGGCCTTAACGGCTTCAAGAACCGGCGAGGCACCGGTGATGCGATGGCGTGGATCACGGTATTGGGCGGCATCAGCAATACGCCGATCGGCGATACAAATCTGACGCTGCTTGGGTCGATGTATCAGTTCAACCGCGCGCAAGAAACGGAAGCCGATCTCCTCGGACTGAAATATCTTGCGCAGTCTGGCTATCCTTCAGCGGCCGCAGCAGAAGTGTGGAGATCGCTAATGGCCGAAGCGGATGCAACGTCAGCCGGACGCAATCAAAAGGCGAAGGTGAAATATTCCGCGGGATTCTTCGACACACATCCCGCATCGCTCCAACGGGCCACCTATCTTGCCGCTGAAGCGGCAAAGCTACCTCCCGGCGGCGACGCAAGGGCGAAGGAATTCAACGAGGCGGTAAAACCCTATCTTCCGCGCTTCCTGGCCGCTCAAACCAAACTCAATGATTTCGGCGGTAGCCAGTATATCCTCGACAATCTTGCTCAACGAACCGGCTGGACAGGTGACCTCCTCTTTGCCCGAGCGGAATTATATCGGGCGCGCGCAAATCCGCGAGACCTGCAACTGGCGAGCCAATTTTATCGCCAAGCCAAGGAGGCCGGTTATGCCGAACCCGAACTCGACCGCAATCTTGGCCTCTCACTGATGCGAAACGGCCAGACCGACGAGGCACGCGCTGCGCTATCTGCCTATCTTACCGCCCGTCCAGAGGCATCGGATGCCAAGGCGATCCAAGCCCTCATGGCGAACTAA
- a CDS encoding DUF2235 domain-containing protein encodes MSAPIGSTSDAASNETRPSGRNIVIFSDGTGQDGSVRADQRLSNIYKMYRAARVGSDNSINPTEQVVFYDPGLGTETSAVGVTGMRRTITKLISSVTGRGITTNIADCYEFIINHYRPGDRIWLFGFSRGAYTVRCIANVLMLCGVPTRTPTGSLPRFRKQIREIADKAVLRVYEHGAGHPRAKYEEERLELARRFRRDFGAGSEDEANAAPYFIGAFDTVASLGAKGPLRIFLAMLLVSLIAVLAGAAASAIHWLFDANWVTSFAASALLIGTYSLVSHLRTALKFVWPPMPGRRWPRFHIAQWSGKNFDRLLSKSVIYARHAISIDENRADFPRLKWGWGTSVAAPEEIDGEAKPFVQLWFAGNHSDIGGSYPEAESRLSDIALQWMTEEARSVPFPLLLNDRRLQLYPSPAGVQHDEIAGMADTISGRTPAFLRWLTKGWTWPVRQRDPADNATLHPSVAQRFAMETVPSQGADEPYRPEALRNHELFKHLYS; translated from the coding sequence ATGAGCGCTCCGATTGGAAGCACGAGTGACGCGGCCTCAAATGAGACCAGACCGAGCGGCCGCAATATCGTCATCTTCTCCGATGGCACCGGCCAGGATGGCAGCGTCCGCGCTGACCAACGGCTTAGCAACATTTACAAGATGTATCGCGCCGCGCGCGTGGGGTCGGATAACAGCATTAATCCAACCGAGCAGGTAGTTTTTTACGACCCGGGTCTGGGAACGGAGACGAGCGCCGTTGGGGTGACCGGCATGCGAAGGACGATCACGAAGCTCATTTCGTCGGTCACGGGGCGTGGCATCACCACCAACATTGCCGACTGTTATGAATTCATCATCAATCATTATCGGCCCGGGGATCGCATCTGGCTGTTTGGTTTCAGCCGGGGTGCGTACACCGTTCGCTGCATCGCCAATGTGCTGATGCTCTGTGGCGTGCCGACACGAACACCCACTGGGTCGCTTCCACGATTCCGAAAACAAATCCGGGAAATTGCCGACAAAGCAGTTTTGCGGGTTTATGAGCATGGTGCCGGCCATCCGCGCGCGAAATATGAGGAGGAACGACTGGAACTGGCGCGCCGCTTCCGCCGGGATTTCGGTGCAGGTAGTGAAGATGAAGCAAACGCCGCACCCTATTTCATTGGCGCCTTTGACACGGTCGCTTCGCTCGGAGCGAAGGGGCCGCTTCGGATTTTCCTGGCTATGCTACTGGTATCGCTGATTGCGGTATTGGCCGGTGCTGCTGCCAGTGCGATTCACTGGCTGTTCGACGCAAACTGGGTTACCTCATTCGCTGCGAGCGCACTGTTGATCGGAACCTATTCGCTGGTGTCCCATCTTCGCACTGCGCTCAAGTTCGTGTGGCCGCCAATGCCGGGAAGGCGGTGGCCGCGCTTTCATATTGCTCAATGGAGCGGAAAGAATTTCGACAGATTGTTGAGCAAGTCGGTCATCTATGCGCGCCATGCTATTTCTATTGACGAGAACCGCGCTGACTTTCCGAGGCTGAAATGGGGGTGGGGCACTTCGGTAGCGGCGCCTGAGGAAATCGATGGTGAGGCCAAGCCGTTCGTTCAACTCTGGTTTGCAGGCAACCACTCCGACATTGGGGGCAGCTACCCCGAAGCTGAGTCACGGCTTTCCGATATCGCCCTGCAGTGGATGACCGAAGAGGCTAGGTCGGTGCCATTTCCGCTTCTCCTCAACGATCGGCGACTCCAGCTATACCCGTCACCTGCTGGCGTGCAGCATGATGAGATCGCAGGCATGGCGGATACGATAAGCGGCAGGACGCCAGCCTTTTTGCGATGGCTGACCAAGGGCTGGACCTGGCCGGTCAGGCAACGAGATCCAGCGGATAACGCGACCCTCCACCCTTCGGTTGCTCAGCGCTTCGCTATGGAAACCGTGCCGAGCCAAGGCGCGGATGAACCCTATCGCCCCGAAGCGCTTCGAAATCACGAGCTTTTCAAGCACCTATATTCCTGA
- a CDS encoding MBL fold metallo-hydrolase produces MNPIAPKRFEITSFSSTYIPEVSKRVDVDADVPERITMKLIGVIVPFLMMLMSATSAFAQPEVSPSERVRRNVVVRVEPNAASQPIGALSPGDSVSVVGDAPGWHQVRLSDGRIGFVSKAWTIIRSGPEPLIDTAALKLHVIDVGTGLAVFVEGPSFTILYDGGSQDDLADGPDNRILNYIQAVRPGLQTIDHLILSHPHKDHLELLPDIFDRFMIHNVWDSGAVNRTRGYCRFLKKVAAEPGVQYHNAIATGGTHRVVFTGKTCSGEVVLPQAAMMTASPVALGPGGTMSILYRDASKHHDPNENSVVIRLDYAGRRILIAGDAEGGARKAPSQPADANSVEGKLIACCSADLRSDVLVVGHHGSMTSSRQEFLDKVQASTFIISSGPHPYSKVVLPDVAIEDELRARGALFQTDLADDDCPASEAKIGPDNDESPGGCDNVIVTVSSTGQVATGYFREAD; encoded by the coding sequence ATGAACCCTATCGCCCCGAAGCGCTTCGAAATCACGAGCTTTTCAAGCACCTATATTCCTGAGGTCAGTAAGCGTGTGGATGTTGACGCGGATGTTCCGGAGAGGATCACAATGAAGCTCATCGGAGTGATTGTTCCGTTCTTAATGATGCTGATGAGCGCCACCTCCGCATTTGCCCAGCCGGAAGTAAGCCCAAGCGAGCGGGTTCGACGTAATGTCGTCGTGCGGGTCGAGCCCAATGCCGCTTCGCAGCCGATCGGCGCGCTGTCTCCAGGCGACAGTGTTTCGGTGGTCGGTGACGCGCCCGGCTGGCATCAAGTCCGGCTTAGCGATGGCCGGATCGGCTTCGTTAGTAAGGCCTGGACCATTATCAGAAGTGGGCCGGAGCCGCTGATCGACACCGCCGCGCTTAAACTGCATGTCATCGATGTAGGCACTGGTCTAGCCGTGTTCGTGGAGGGCCCATCATTCACGATCCTTTATGACGGCGGGAGTCAGGATGATCTGGCGGACGGTCCTGACAATCGCATCCTGAATTATATCCAAGCGGTCCGTCCCGGCCTTCAGACGATCGATCATCTGATCCTTAGTCATCCGCACAAGGATCATCTGGAACTGCTGCCAGACATATTCGACCGCTTTATGATACACAATGTGTGGGACTCAGGAGCCGTCAACAGAACGCGTGGCTATTGCAGATTCCTGAAGAAAGTCGCAGCCGAACCGGGAGTTCAATACCATAATGCGATTGCCACTGGGGGGACGCATCGCGTCGTGTTCACTGGCAAAACCTGTTCGGGGGAAGTTGTCTTGCCGCAGGCGGCGATGATGACAGCATCACCTGTTGCGCTTGGTCCGGGTGGGACCATGTCGATCTTGTACCGCGATGCCTCGAAGCATCATGATCCCAACGAGAATAGCGTCGTTATTCGCCTGGATTATGCGGGGCGGCGGATTCTTATCGCCGGCGATGCCGAAGGCGGAGCACGTAAGGCGCCGTCGCAGCCGGCCGACGCCAACAGTGTCGAAGGAAAGTTGATTGCCTGCTGCTCAGCAGATTTGCGTTCAGACGTGCTCGTCGTTGGGCATCACGGCAGTATGACGTCGTCACGCCAGGAATTCCTCGACAAGGTTCAGGCATCGACTTTCATCATATCTTCGGGACCACACCCCTACAGCAAGGTCGTCCTTCCCGATGTGGCAATTGAGGATGAGCTTCGGGCACGGGGCGCGCTTTTTCAAACAGACCTTGCTGATGACGATTGCCCAGCCAGCGAAGCCAAGATCGGACCCGATAATGATGAGAGTCCGGGTGGTTGCGACAACGTCATCGTGACTGTCAGCTCAACTGGTCAGGTTGCAACCGGCTATTTCAGGGAAGCGGACTAA
- a CDS encoding MucR family transcriptional regulator, which translates to MADETPNEFTTLTVQLLSAFVSNNTVPADGLADLIKSTRAALATNPVAIQVEPEAQGYVPAVSIRRSTASRDFILSLIDGKPYKTLKRHLAQHGLTPDQYRDRFNLPKSYPMVAPAYSDARRAVAEKLGLGRKPTKITKNGKEDAQPKDAASKINPAPPTTVVAAEAADVGIKKGKADRAKTASKTTKIAAPETASAKPGKKEPSADKQTARKRLSIATPTDDKPAPAPAPKAGRKDQAVSLGVEAETIKPKRTGKAPSSPKAAKPAAKPKSSAPTVKAGTAPVTDGGELKQAVAGKA; encoded by the coding sequence ATGGCAGATGAAACACCCAATGAATTCACGACGCTCACCGTCCAGCTACTGAGCGCCTTCGTCTCCAACAATACGGTTCCTGCCGACGGTCTGGCTGACCTGATCAAGTCGACACGTGCGGCATTGGCCACAAACCCGGTCGCGATCCAGGTCGAGCCGGAAGCGCAAGGTTACGTACCCGCCGTATCGATCCGCAGAAGCACTGCGTCGCGCGATTTCATTCTGAGCCTGATCGACGGAAAGCCCTACAAGACATTGAAGCGACATCTGGCACAGCATGGTTTGACGCCGGATCAGTATCGCGATCGGTTTAATCTACCCAAGTCCTATCCTATGGTCGCCCCAGCCTATTCCGATGCCCGGCGAGCCGTCGCCGAAAAGCTGGGTCTGGGTAGAAAGCCCACGAAGATTACAAAGAACGGCAAGGAGGACGCTCAGCCGAAGGATGCGGCTTCGAAGATCAATCCAGCTCCGCCCACCACAGTGGTCGCCGCCGAAGCAGCCGATGTCGGCATAAAAAAGGGTAAGGCGGACAGGGCCAAGACAGCATCAAAAACGACGAAGATAGCTGCTCCAGAGACTGCCTCGGCCAAGCCCGGAAAAAAGGAACCATCTGCGGACAAGCAAACAGCGCGAAAGCGTTTGTCTATTGCTACGCCAACGGACGACAAGCCCGCCCCCGCCCCCGCGCCCAAAGCTGGCAGGAAAGATCAAGCAGTTTCCCTTGGGGTCGAGGCTGAAACGATCAAGCCAAAGAGGACCGGGAAAGCTCCGAGCTCACCGAAGGCGGCCAAGCCAGCGGCAAAGCCGAAATCGTCGGCACCGACCGTGAAAGCAGGCACTGCGCCTGTCACGGACGGTGGCGAATTGAAGCAAGCCGTAGCTGGGAAGGCGTGA
- a CDS encoding RNA polymerase sigma factor, which translates to MDVVLLADEEIDTPLLAQTYRTQAPGLLRYFKRQTRNSDDACDLMQEAFVRLTAHMRKTPLSHPASYLQKIARNLLVDRIRLSKRAEAAFGKQTSEDVEIAVEPDQGLAIEGVDTLRLYRQAVAALPQKTRQVFIMQRAKGMTYKQISEELGISIPTVQYHFGRALARIAQALDGE; encoded by the coding sequence ATGGACGTCGTCTTGCTGGCGGACGAAGAGATCGACACACCTCTATTAGCCCAGACCTACCGCACCCAGGCGCCGGGTCTGCTCCGTTACTTCAAGCGTCAGACCCGAAACAGCGATGACGCTTGCGATCTGATGCAGGAGGCTTTCGTGAGGCTCACCGCCCATATGCGAAAGACCCCCCTCTCCCATCCGGCATCCTACCTGCAGAAAATTGCGCGCAATCTTCTCGTTGATCGCATCCGCCTTTCCAAGCGCGCGGAAGCCGCCTTCGGGAAACAGACATCAGAAGATGTCGAAATCGCAGTGGAGCCGGATCAGGGGCTTGCGATCGAAGGAGTCGACACCCTGCGTCTCTACCGACAGGCCGTGGCCGCCCTTCCCCAAAAGACGCGGCAGGTCTTTATCATGCAGCGTGCCAAAGGCATGACCTACAAGCAGATATCCGAGGAACTTGGCATTTCTATCCCGACTGTCCAATATCATTTCGGTCGCGCGCTTGCGCGGATCGCGCAGGCACTGGATGGTGAATGA
- a CDS encoding FecR family protein: MRDEAAAWFAAMRGPAAADRKMEFDAWMAASPSHRAAYARISEIYNLGKCLEFGHEPAIPAHRRQRRQLSVLAAALCLGIISLAAFVWKPLHPGPSSDASRSMAVAANASNPMQTAIGEIRRIKLADGSTLTLDTDSLVRAEFTDSARTLHLERGQARFDVAHEARPFTVMAGVLSVTAHGTVFDVSARSNGRSAVHLLRGSVEVTQRAGVEGRRILTTKMLAPGQAAETGSAGLNLLKQFPTNPAGTDWPSLLRQFDKIELGELIQEANRYSRVKIRPPAPEVAAMRASGTFRINDPQRLASNLALLLDLRARNEPDGTISITAQ, from the coding sequence TTGCGCGACGAGGCGGCAGCATGGTTCGCCGCCATGCGCGGTCCGGCTGCAGCGGACCGGAAGATGGAGTTTGACGCCTGGATGGCCGCCAGCCCATCGCATCGGGCAGCCTATGCGAGGATTAGCGAAATATATAATCTCGGAAAGTGCCTGGAATTCGGTCACGAACCTGCCATCCCGGCCCATCGGCGCCAACGACGGCAGCTGTCCGTTCTGGCTGCCGCCCTGTGTCTCGGCATCATATCGCTCGCCGCTTTTGTCTGGAAACCTCTCCACCCTGGGCCATCAAGCGATGCCTCGCGCTCGATGGCAGTGGCAGCAAATGCGTCGAACCCGATGCAGACCGCCATTGGCGAAATCCGCAGGATCAAACTGGCCGATGGGTCCACCCTCACGCTCGACACCGACAGCCTCGTTCGAGCCGAATTCACGGATTCAGCCAGGACTCTCCATCTCGAGCGCGGGCAGGCCCGCTTCGACGTCGCGCACGAGGCCCGGCCCTTCACAGTCATGGCAGGCGTCCTGTCGGTCACAGCTCATGGCACAGTCTTCGATGTCAGTGCGCGTTCCAACGGGCGCTCTGCTGTGCATCTGCTGCGCGGTTCCGTCGAGGTCACCCAAAGAGCCGGCGTTGAAGGTCGACGAATATTGACGACGAAAATGCTTGCCCCGGGGCAAGCGGCCGAAACCGGATCCGCAGGGCTCAACCTTCTGAAGCAATTTCCCACAAATCCCGCAGGGACCGACTGGCCTTCGCTGCTGCGCCAGTTCGACAAGATTGAACTGGGCGAACTGATCCAGGAAGCGAACCGCTATTCGCGCGTGAAGATCCGGCCGCCTGCGCCCGAAGTTGCGGCAATGCGGGCGTCGGGCACGTTCAGGATCAACGATCCCCAGCGTCTGGCCAGCAATCTTGCACTTCTTCTCGATCTGCGCGCCCGGAATGAGCCAGACGGCACGATCAGTATCACGGCCCAATAA